One segment of Synchiropus splendidus isolate RoL2022-P1 chromosome 4, RoL_Sspl_1.0, whole genome shotgun sequence DNA contains the following:
- the kmt2e gene encoding inactive histone-lysine N-methyltransferase 2E isoform X3 has translation MSIVIPVGVDTADTSYLDMAAGSEPESVEASPVVVEKSSYPHQIYSSTSHHSHSYIGLPYADHNYGARPPPTPPASPPPSMLIRQGEGGLFPGGQDEASTGTTLSTSEDGSYGADITRCICGFTHDDGYMICCDKCSAWQHIDCMGIDRQNIPETYLCERCQPRHLDRERAILLQTRKRECLSDGDTSATESGDEVPLELYSTFQHTSNTITLTTGRLGNKQADKKRKKSGDKEPPAASAKAKKAFREGSRKSSRVKGAAPEQEPSEHSSMWENKIKTWMERYEEASSNQYSEDVQVLLRVKEQGDGKSLAYNTHPATFKPPVESQVQKNKKILKAVRDLAPDSLIIEYRGKFMLRQQFEANGYFFKRPYPFVLFYSKFDGLEMCVDARSFGNEARFIRRSCTPNSEVRHVIEDGMLHLYIYSLRPISKGTEITIGFDYDYGSCKYKVDCACVKGNQECPVSKHNLEPTENLVSCGRRRGSRKEKDLTRDDQGQNQNLGLDSELKGKSVGDCKQRKLSPLRLSISNNQASPAEQSHLAVGAASSWKGLKNKETREERKMEAILQAFARMEKREKRREQALERIGTGKTEVGGRSDIKEEPPAEPEMVESPSVIQPLLEVKEEPGIKPAKVKSTRNRKSFTRNRTHIGQQRRRARTISTCSDLTPGSPAEPLEPLANDVPEGEPTPSVPEPEAIASQALESSPPHSSSPAPDRHRSGSKNFKTKKHLVSEWVGDKQPDRLASRTPEPTPERPLRISSDPEVLATQLNALPGLACSPQVYSTPKHYVRFSSPFLANRSPTTPGVPTGRRRSRELPETPQSTGSCKKRWLKQALEEEGSTSPARRPSLFMPTEGPLSPSVNGESDSPLPYNGTCPVSELPTPLKKRRLSPLDACLSESSTPYGSPCATPTRADQVEIPLPPILSATPPRPRVEDQHTEPFPSTPTHTLNVPQELESSVENSPDISRKPSVQEADRPPSLVLSPCIRTTSSDAPQSESTAQGPGSPPPPAAESMNCGEEKADGGAAENTSEASSSAETCTSSYPCWMKSPERGPPGPAGLNFSPVNSNLRDLTPSHTLEPLAAPFRTEASSGAVSGSTAGLGSLVSSQPPFTEAQGQMFYPSSEEGSAPGGFPRSLNVDTAGEGGSAQNPPQKKKVSLLEYRKRQREARRSGSKTECSSPLSTVPPLTVEAFPNAAETPSETHAPPHPSALCSTAAKDLQSSEEPEAGGEREAGEGHWISSNSVEQARERGYHRALLLNKDKDPDVETESGEASAARDCPSSSPQKTPTHVPGSPGPADSEGPPRASQAQSKAPGPKPAPVTPTKLHPSPLPSSPVHFPGSALLHSPKPQPQGSPYRSQRTLFSGAQPQTGPPSFPQYSPQVAPPPPPPPPPAPQVSASYFPGFKPAVSAAYPPGSQPMLQTLPHSVHYQTSAAPPPPPPPPPHPMPGPHLMHLQPPPIQQHQLLLTSAPPPPPPPQGQGAQQQAPPTGASLLSLTPPPPPPPPPPNPSSTSQIPPHHFQNLGSFQPALLHPGAAANPSVPPSTYPSPLQSAGLPPPPPPPPQQTQPGPGQAASSGTRGPPASSAPFHSSGYLSTGWH, from the exons ATGAGCATAGTCATTCCAGTAGGGGTGGACACAGCTGACACCTCATACCTGGACATGGCTGCAGGCTCAGA ACCAGAATCGGTGGAGGCCAGCCCCGTGGTGGTAGAAAAGTCCAGCTACCCTCACCAGATTTACAGCAGCACTTCTCACCATTCCCACAGTTACATTGGCCTCCCTTACGCT GACCATAACTATGGGGCCAGGCCCCCACCTACGCCGCCGGCTTCGCCACCCCCCTCCATGTTGATCCGACAAGGGGAGGGTGGGTTGTTTCCTGGGGGCCAGGATGAAGCGTCCACGGGCACCACGCTCAGCACCTCCGAGGATGGCAGCTATGGGGCAGATATTACACGCTGCATCTGTGGCTTCACTCATGACGACGGCTACATGATTTGCTGTGACAAGTGCAG TGCCTGGCAGCATATAGACTGCATGGGCATCGACAGGCAAAACATTCCCGAGACCTACCTGTGTGAGCGCTGTCAGCCCAGACACCTGGACAGAGAGCGAGCCATCTTGCTGCAGACCAGAAAAAGAGAGTGTTTGTCTG ATGGGGACACCAGTGCAACAGAGAGTGGGGATGAGGTTCCATTGGAGCTCTACTCCACCTTCCAACACACGTCAAATACAATCACTCTCACGACCGGGCGTCTTGGCAATAAGCAAGCCGATAAAAAACGAAAAAAGAGCGGTGACAAGGAGCCGCCTGCAGCCTCTGCCAAAGCAAAGAAG GCCTTCCGGGAGGGGTCCAGGAAGTCCTCCAGAGTGAAA GGTGCAGCTCCAGAACAGGAGCCGTCAGAGCACTCGTCCATGTGGGAGAACAAAATTAAAACCTGGATGGAGAGATACGAGGAGGCCAGCAGCAATCAGTACAGTGAGGACGTGCAAGTTCTGCTGCGTGTCAAAGAGCAAGGCGACGGCAAGAGCCTGGCATACAACACTCACCCGGCCACTTTCAAACCGCCAGTGGAG AGTCAGGttcagaagaacaagaagattCTGAAAGCAGTCCGGGATTTGGCCCCAGACTCGCTCATTATTGAGTACAGGGGCAAGTTTATGCTCCGACAGCAGTTTGAGGCCAATGGATATTTCTTCAAAAG GCCCTATCCCTTTGTGTTATTTTACTCCAAATTCGATGGACtggagatgtgtgttgacgCCCGCAGCTTTGGCAATGAAGCTCGCTTCATCCGTCGCTCCTGCACCCCAAATTCCGAG GTGCGCCATGTTATTGAGGATGGCATGTTGCATTTATACATCTACTCTTTGAGGCCCATATCCAAAGGCACAGAAATCACCATTGGTTTTGATTATGACTATGGCAGCTG TAAATACAAGGTCGACTGTGCCTGTGTGAAGGGGAACCAAGAGTGCCCAGTCTCAAAGCACAATTTGGAGCCCACTGAGAACTTGGTGTCCTGCGGGCGACGTCGGGGCAGTCGCAAGGAGAAGGACTTGACGCGGGATGACCAGGGCCAGAACCAGAATCTGGGTTTGGATAGCGAGCTAAAGGGGAAGAGTGTTGGCGACTGCAAACAGCGGAAGCTCTCTCCTCTTCGGCTTTCCATCTCCAACAATCAG GCCAGCCCAGCGGAGCAGTCCCATCTCGCTGTCGGGGCGGCCTCCAGCTGGAAGGGATTGAAAAACAAGGAG ACTCGAGAGGAGAGAAAGATGGAGGCTATTCTGCAAGCCTTTGCTCGGATGGAGAAGCGGGAGAAGCGCAGGGAGCAAGCGTTGGAAAGAATCGGGACCGGCAAGACGGAGGTGGGAGGGCGCAGTGATATCAAGGAGGAGCCACCAGCCGAACCCGAGATGGTCGAGTCTCCATCCGTCATCCAG CCGCTTcttgaggtgaaggaggagcccGGGATTAAACCAGCGAAAGTCAAAAGCACCCGGAACAGAAAAAGTTTCACCAGAAACCGCACCCACATAGGACAGCAGCGCCGACGAGCCCGGACCATCAGCACCTGCTCCGACCTAACACCTGGGTCTCCAGCGGAGCCTCTGGAACCGCTGGCTAATGACGTCCCAGAGGGAGAGCCAACACCCAGCGTCCCAGAACCTGAGGCCATTGCTTCTCAAGCTCTGGAGAGCAGCCCCCCACACAGCAGCTCGCCTGCCCCCGACAGACACCGATCTGGGAGCAagaacttcaaaacaaaaaag CACTTGGTCAGCGAGTGGGTGGGAGACAAGCAGCCGGACCGCCTGGCGTCTCGGACCCCTGAGCCCACCCCTGAGAGACCGTTGAGAATAAGCAGTGACCCTGAAGTACTTGCCACCCAACTCAATGCCCTTCCTGGATTGGCTTGTTCGCCCCAGGTCTATAGCACGCCCAAACACTACGTCCGCTTCTCATCCCCTTTCTTGGCCAACCGCAGTCCAACGACTCCTGGGGTCCCCACCGGGAGGCGGCGGTCCAGAGAGCTGCCCGAAACCCCTCAGAGCACTGGCTCTTGCAAGAAG CGCTGGCTGAAGCAggctctggaggaggagggatctACAAGTCCAGCGAGAAGACCGAGTCTTTTCATGCCGACTGAGGGTCCACTCAGCCCCTCTGTGAATGGAGAGTCTGACAGCCCTCTACCTTACAATGGCACTTGCCCAGTATCAG AGTTGCCTACTCCCTTGAAAAAGCGACGGTTGAGTCCTTTAGACGCCTGTCTGTCTGAAAGCTCGACACCTTACGGCTCCCCTTGTGCCACGCCCACCCGAGCGGACCAAGTGGAGATCCCCCTGCCCCCCATCTTAAGTGCGACCCCACCACGTCCACGTGTGGAGGATCAACACACCGAGCCTTTCCCCAGcaccccgacacacacactcaatgtTCCGCAGGAG CTCGAGTCTTCTGTCGAAAACTCTCCAGACATCAGCAGGAAACCCAGCGTGCAGGAG GCTGATCGTCCTCCTTCGTTGGTCTTGTCACCTTGCATCCGGACCACCAGCTCAGATGCCCCGCAATCGGAAAGCACTGCTCAAGGTCCTGGaagtcctccacctccagctgctGAGTCTATGAACTGTGGCGAAGAGAAGGCGGACGGTGGAGCGGCAGAAAACACCAGTGAGGCTTCCTCCTCAGCCGAGACCTGCACTTCCTCCTATCCCTGCTGGATGAAAAGCCCGGAGAGAGGCCCACCTGGACCGGCCGGCCTCAACTTCTCCCCTGTCAACTCCAACTTAAGGGACCTGACCCCCTCGCACACACTGGAGCCTCTGGCGGCTCCCTTCAGGACTGAGGCTTCGTCTGGGGCTGTATCAGGTTCCACAGCTGGACTGGGGTCACTGGTGAGCTCGCAGCCGCCCTTCACTGAAGCCCAGGGCCAGATGTTCTATCCCAGCTCAGAGGAAGGATCTGCTCCCGGTGGCTTCCCTCGCTCCCTGAACGTGGACACTGCTGGAGAAGGAGGCTCGGCACAGAACCCCcctcagaagaagaag GTTTCCCTGCTGGAGTACAGGAAGCGGCAGAGGGAAGCGCGGCGCAGCGGCTCCAAGACTGAATGCAGCTCCCCTCTCTCCACCGTTCCACCTTTGACCGTGGAGGCTTTTCCCAACGCCGCAGAGACGCCCAGCGAGACCCATGCTCCCCCACACCCCTCAGCACTCTGCAGCACGGCTGCAAAAGACCTCCAGTCCAGTGAGGAGCCCGAGGCTGgtggagagagggaggcaggagagGGACACTG GATTTCCTCCAACTCGGTGGAGCAGGCCCGAGAGCGCGGGTACCACCGCGCCCTGCTGCTCAACAAGGACAAGGACCCTG ATGTGGAGACGGAGAGCGGAGAGGCGTCTGCCGCCAGAGACTGTCCGTCCTCTAGCCCTCAAAAGACCCCGACTCACGTG CCCGGCTCCCCTGGTCCTGCCGACAGTGAGGGTCCGCCTCGCGCCAGCCAAGCACAGAGCAAGGCCCCGGGACCCAAGCCGGCGCCGGTGACGCCCACCAAGCTGCACCCGAGCCCGCTCCCTTCCTCGCCCGTCCACTTCCCCGGCTCGGCGCTCCTGCACTCGCCCAAGCCTCAGCCCCAGGGCTCGCCTTACCGCAGTCAGAGGACGCTGTTCTCCGGCGCGCAGCCTCAGACCGGGCCCCCTTCCTTCCCTCAGTACAGCCCGCAGGTGGCCCCGCCGCCGCCACCCCCACCCCCGCCCGCGCCGCAGGTGTCGGCCTCCTATTTCCCCGGCTTCAAACCGGCGGTCAGCGCCGCCTACCCGCCCGGCTCTCAGCCCATGCTGCAGACTCTCCCGCACAGCGTGCACTATCAGACCTCAGCCGCCCCCCCGCCGCCCCCGCCTCCGCCCCCACATCCGATGCCGGGCCCCCACCTGATGCACCTGCAGCCTCCCCCCAtccagcagcaccagctccTGTTAACCTCTGCACCCCCTCCGCCCCCGCCCCCCCAGGGCCAGGGCGCCCAGCAACAGGCCCCACCCACTGGAGCGTCCTTGCTGTCcctcacccctcctcctccgccgcctcCCCCGCCCCCCAACCCATCCAGCACCTCCCAAATACCTCCGCACCACTTTCAGAACTTGGGGAGCTTCCAGCCGGCGCTCCTTCACCCCGGTGCCGCCGCCAACCCCTCGGTGCCCCCCTCCACGTACCCGTCCCCCCTGCAGTCGGCCGGGCTGCCCCCTCCGCCCCCGCCTCCCCCCCAGCAGACTCAGCCAGGCCCGGGTCAGGCGGCGTCCTCCGGGACCCGCGGACCCCCTGCGTCCTCCGCCCCCTTCCACAGTTCAGGGTACCTGAGCACGGGGTGGCACTGA
- the kmt2e gene encoding inactive histone-lysine N-methyltransferase 2E isoform X4 gives MSIVIPVGVDTADTSYLDMAAGSEPESVEASPVVVEKSSYPHQIYSSTSHHSHSYIGLPYADHNYGARPPPTPPASPPPSMLIRQGEGGLFPGGQDEASTGTTLSTSEDGSYGADITRCICGFTHDDGYMICCDKCSAWQHIDCMGIDRQNIPETYLCERCQPRHLDRERAILLQTRKRECLSDGDTSATESGDEVPLELYSTFQHTSNTITLTTGRLGNKQADKKRKKSGDKEPPAASAKAKKAFREGSRKSSRVKGAAPEQEPSEHSSMWENKIKTWMERYEEASSNQYSEDVQVLLRVKEQGDGKSLAYNTHPATFKPPVESQVQKNKKILKAVRDLAPDSLIIEYRGKFMLRQQFEANGYFFKRPYPFVLFYSKFDGLEMCVDARSFGNEARFIRRSCTPNSEVRHVIEDGMLHLYIYSLRPISKGTEITIGFDYDYGSCKYKVDCACVKGNQECPVSKHNLEPTENLVSCGRRRGSRKEKDLTRDDQGQNQNLGLDSELKGKSVGDCKQRKLSPLRLSISNNQTREERKMEAILQAFARMEKREKRREQALERIGTGKTEVGGRSDIKEEPPAEPEMVESPSVIQPLLEVKEEPGIKPAKVKSTRNRKSFTRNRTHIGQQRRRARTISTCSDLTPGSPAEPLEPLANDVPEGEPTPSVPEPEAIASQALESSPPHSSSPAPDRHRSGSKNFKTKKHLVSEWVGDKQPDRLASRTPEPTPERPLRISSDPEVLATQLNALPGLACSPQVYSTPKHYVRFSSPFLANRSPTTPGVPTGRRRSRELPETPQSTGSCKKRWLKQALEEEGSTSPARRPSLFMPTEGPLSPSVNGESDSPLPYNGTCPVSELPTPLKKRRLSPLDACLSESSTPYGSPCATPTRADQVEIPLPPILSATPPRPRVEDQHTEPFPSTPTHTLNVPQELESSVENSPDISRKPSVQEADRPPSLVLSPCIRTTSSDAPQSESTAQGPGSPPPPAAESMNCGEEKADGGAAENTSEASSSAETCTSSYPCWMKSPERGPPGPAGLNFSPVNSNLRDLTPSHTLEPLAAPFRTEASSGAVSGSTAGLGSLVSSQPPFTEAQGQMFYPSSEEGSAPGGFPRSLNVDTAGEGGSAQNPPQKKKVSLLEYRKRQREARRSGSKTECSSPLSTVPPLTVEAFPNAAETPSETHAPPHPSALCSTAAKDLQSSEEPEAGGEREAGEGHWISSNSVEQARERGYHRALLLNKDKDPDVETESGEASAARDCPSSSPQKTPTHVPGSPGPADSEGPPRASQAQSKAPGPKPAPVTPTKLHPSPLPSSPVHFPGSALLHSPKPQPQGSPYRSQRTLFSGAQPQTGPPSFPQYSPQVAPPPPPPPPPAPQVSASYFPGFKPAVSAAYPPGSQPMLQTLPHSVHYQTSAAPPPPPPPPPHPMPGPHLMHLQPPPIQQHQLLLTSAPPPPPPPQGQGAQQQAPPTGASLLSLTPPPPPPPPPPNPSSTSQIPPHHFQNLGSFQPALLHPGAAANPSVPPSTYPSPLQSAGLPPPPPPPPQQTQPGPGQAASSGTRGPPASSAPFHSSGYLSTGWH, from the exons ATGAGCATAGTCATTCCAGTAGGGGTGGACACAGCTGACACCTCATACCTGGACATGGCTGCAGGCTCAGA ACCAGAATCGGTGGAGGCCAGCCCCGTGGTGGTAGAAAAGTCCAGCTACCCTCACCAGATTTACAGCAGCACTTCTCACCATTCCCACAGTTACATTGGCCTCCCTTACGCT GACCATAACTATGGGGCCAGGCCCCCACCTACGCCGCCGGCTTCGCCACCCCCCTCCATGTTGATCCGACAAGGGGAGGGTGGGTTGTTTCCTGGGGGCCAGGATGAAGCGTCCACGGGCACCACGCTCAGCACCTCCGAGGATGGCAGCTATGGGGCAGATATTACACGCTGCATCTGTGGCTTCACTCATGACGACGGCTACATGATTTGCTGTGACAAGTGCAG TGCCTGGCAGCATATAGACTGCATGGGCATCGACAGGCAAAACATTCCCGAGACCTACCTGTGTGAGCGCTGTCAGCCCAGACACCTGGACAGAGAGCGAGCCATCTTGCTGCAGACCAGAAAAAGAGAGTGTTTGTCTG ATGGGGACACCAGTGCAACAGAGAGTGGGGATGAGGTTCCATTGGAGCTCTACTCCACCTTCCAACACACGTCAAATACAATCACTCTCACGACCGGGCGTCTTGGCAATAAGCAAGCCGATAAAAAACGAAAAAAGAGCGGTGACAAGGAGCCGCCTGCAGCCTCTGCCAAAGCAAAGAAG GCCTTCCGGGAGGGGTCCAGGAAGTCCTCCAGAGTGAAA GGTGCAGCTCCAGAACAGGAGCCGTCAGAGCACTCGTCCATGTGGGAGAACAAAATTAAAACCTGGATGGAGAGATACGAGGAGGCCAGCAGCAATCAGTACAGTGAGGACGTGCAAGTTCTGCTGCGTGTCAAAGAGCAAGGCGACGGCAAGAGCCTGGCATACAACACTCACCCGGCCACTTTCAAACCGCCAGTGGAG AGTCAGGttcagaagaacaagaagattCTGAAAGCAGTCCGGGATTTGGCCCCAGACTCGCTCATTATTGAGTACAGGGGCAAGTTTATGCTCCGACAGCAGTTTGAGGCCAATGGATATTTCTTCAAAAG GCCCTATCCCTTTGTGTTATTTTACTCCAAATTCGATGGACtggagatgtgtgttgacgCCCGCAGCTTTGGCAATGAAGCTCGCTTCATCCGTCGCTCCTGCACCCCAAATTCCGAG GTGCGCCATGTTATTGAGGATGGCATGTTGCATTTATACATCTACTCTTTGAGGCCCATATCCAAAGGCACAGAAATCACCATTGGTTTTGATTATGACTATGGCAGCTG TAAATACAAGGTCGACTGTGCCTGTGTGAAGGGGAACCAAGAGTGCCCAGTCTCAAAGCACAATTTGGAGCCCACTGAGAACTTGGTGTCCTGCGGGCGACGTCGGGGCAGTCGCAAGGAGAAGGACTTGACGCGGGATGACCAGGGCCAGAACCAGAATCTGGGTTTGGATAGCGAGCTAAAGGGGAAGAGTGTTGGCGACTGCAAACAGCGGAAGCTCTCTCCTCTTCGGCTTTCCATCTCCAACAATCAG ACTCGAGAGGAGAGAAAGATGGAGGCTATTCTGCAAGCCTTTGCTCGGATGGAGAAGCGGGAGAAGCGCAGGGAGCAAGCGTTGGAAAGAATCGGGACCGGCAAGACGGAGGTGGGAGGGCGCAGTGATATCAAGGAGGAGCCACCAGCCGAACCCGAGATGGTCGAGTCTCCATCCGTCATCCAG CCGCTTcttgaggtgaaggaggagcccGGGATTAAACCAGCGAAAGTCAAAAGCACCCGGAACAGAAAAAGTTTCACCAGAAACCGCACCCACATAGGACAGCAGCGCCGACGAGCCCGGACCATCAGCACCTGCTCCGACCTAACACCTGGGTCTCCAGCGGAGCCTCTGGAACCGCTGGCTAATGACGTCCCAGAGGGAGAGCCAACACCCAGCGTCCCAGAACCTGAGGCCATTGCTTCTCAAGCTCTGGAGAGCAGCCCCCCACACAGCAGCTCGCCTGCCCCCGACAGACACCGATCTGGGAGCAagaacttcaaaacaaaaaag CACTTGGTCAGCGAGTGGGTGGGAGACAAGCAGCCGGACCGCCTGGCGTCTCGGACCCCTGAGCCCACCCCTGAGAGACCGTTGAGAATAAGCAGTGACCCTGAAGTACTTGCCACCCAACTCAATGCCCTTCCTGGATTGGCTTGTTCGCCCCAGGTCTATAGCACGCCCAAACACTACGTCCGCTTCTCATCCCCTTTCTTGGCCAACCGCAGTCCAACGACTCCTGGGGTCCCCACCGGGAGGCGGCGGTCCAGAGAGCTGCCCGAAACCCCTCAGAGCACTGGCTCTTGCAAGAAG CGCTGGCTGAAGCAggctctggaggaggagggatctACAAGTCCAGCGAGAAGACCGAGTCTTTTCATGCCGACTGAGGGTCCACTCAGCCCCTCTGTGAATGGAGAGTCTGACAGCCCTCTACCTTACAATGGCACTTGCCCAGTATCAG AGTTGCCTACTCCCTTGAAAAAGCGACGGTTGAGTCCTTTAGACGCCTGTCTGTCTGAAAGCTCGACACCTTACGGCTCCCCTTGTGCCACGCCCACCCGAGCGGACCAAGTGGAGATCCCCCTGCCCCCCATCTTAAGTGCGACCCCACCACGTCCACGTGTGGAGGATCAACACACCGAGCCTTTCCCCAGcaccccgacacacacactcaatgtTCCGCAGGAG CTCGAGTCTTCTGTCGAAAACTCTCCAGACATCAGCAGGAAACCCAGCGTGCAGGAG GCTGATCGTCCTCCTTCGTTGGTCTTGTCACCTTGCATCCGGACCACCAGCTCAGATGCCCCGCAATCGGAAAGCACTGCTCAAGGTCCTGGaagtcctccacctccagctgctGAGTCTATGAACTGTGGCGAAGAGAAGGCGGACGGTGGAGCGGCAGAAAACACCAGTGAGGCTTCCTCCTCAGCCGAGACCTGCACTTCCTCCTATCCCTGCTGGATGAAAAGCCCGGAGAGAGGCCCACCTGGACCGGCCGGCCTCAACTTCTCCCCTGTCAACTCCAACTTAAGGGACCTGACCCCCTCGCACACACTGGAGCCTCTGGCGGCTCCCTTCAGGACTGAGGCTTCGTCTGGGGCTGTATCAGGTTCCACAGCTGGACTGGGGTCACTGGTGAGCTCGCAGCCGCCCTTCACTGAAGCCCAGGGCCAGATGTTCTATCCCAGCTCAGAGGAAGGATCTGCTCCCGGTGGCTTCCCTCGCTCCCTGAACGTGGACACTGCTGGAGAAGGAGGCTCGGCACAGAACCCCcctcagaagaagaag GTTTCCCTGCTGGAGTACAGGAAGCGGCAGAGGGAAGCGCGGCGCAGCGGCTCCAAGACTGAATGCAGCTCCCCTCTCTCCACCGTTCCACCTTTGACCGTGGAGGCTTTTCCCAACGCCGCAGAGACGCCCAGCGAGACCCATGCTCCCCCACACCCCTCAGCACTCTGCAGCACGGCTGCAAAAGACCTCCAGTCCAGTGAGGAGCCCGAGGCTGgtggagagagggaggcaggagagGGACACTG GATTTCCTCCAACTCGGTGGAGCAGGCCCGAGAGCGCGGGTACCACCGCGCCCTGCTGCTCAACAAGGACAAGGACCCTG ATGTGGAGACGGAGAGCGGAGAGGCGTCTGCCGCCAGAGACTGTCCGTCCTCTAGCCCTCAAAAGACCCCGACTCACGTG CCCGGCTCCCCTGGTCCTGCCGACAGTGAGGGTCCGCCTCGCGCCAGCCAAGCACAGAGCAAGGCCCCGGGACCCAAGCCGGCGCCGGTGACGCCCACCAAGCTGCACCCGAGCCCGCTCCCTTCCTCGCCCGTCCACTTCCCCGGCTCGGCGCTCCTGCACTCGCCCAAGCCTCAGCCCCAGGGCTCGCCTTACCGCAGTCAGAGGACGCTGTTCTCCGGCGCGCAGCCTCAGACCGGGCCCCCTTCCTTCCCTCAGTACAGCCCGCAGGTGGCCCCGCCGCCGCCACCCCCACCCCCGCCCGCGCCGCAGGTGTCGGCCTCCTATTTCCCCGGCTTCAAACCGGCGGTCAGCGCCGCCTACCCGCCCGGCTCTCAGCCCATGCTGCAGACTCTCCCGCACAGCGTGCACTATCAGACCTCAGCCGCCCCCCCGCCGCCCCCGCCTCCGCCCCCACATCCGATGCCGGGCCCCCACCTGATGCACCTGCAGCCTCCCCCCAtccagcagcaccagctccTGTTAACCTCTGCACCCCCTCCGCCCCCGCCCCCCCAGGGCCAGGGCGCCCAGCAACAGGCCCCACCCACTGGAGCGTCCTTGCTGTCcctcacccctcctcctccgccgcctcCCCCGCCCCCCAACCCATCCAGCACCTCCCAAATACCTCCGCACCACTTTCAGAACTTGGGGAGCTTCCAGCCGGCGCTCCTTCACCCCGGTGCCGCCGCCAACCCCTCGGTGCCCCCCTCCACGTACCCGTCCCCCCTGCAGTCGGCCGGGCTGCCCCCTCCGCCCCCGCCTCCCCCCCAGCAGACTCAGCCAGGCCCGGGTCAGGCGGCGTCCTCCGGGACCCGCGGACCCCCTGCGTCCTCCGCCCCCTTCCACAGTTCAGGGTACCTGAGCACGGGGTGGCACTGA